In Micropterus dolomieu isolate WLL.071019.BEF.003 ecotype Adirondacks linkage group LG09, ASM2129224v1, whole genome shotgun sequence, the DNA window AGGAGGAAAGTGGCGACAGGTGTCCTCTCGCGCGGTGTTCACGATGAGGAAAGTGCTGCAAAGGCCTATTTTTCCTAAAGGGATACTTCATGTAAATGATCATGACAAGACGCATTAATAATCTTCCAAAATATAGCTTCAAATATTACATCCATCTTACTCTTACTGCACTTTACGACAGGAATATTATTATGAAGAAAATATATTGTGCTGTAGTGCACTCGATGCATATCCTGTTTGCAAATGTCTTAACCGCTTGGACAGGAAAATCGCACTCAGCGGTAGCTAGCCCAAAGGCAGTGGCCACATAAACTCAAATACTAATGTTACTATATTATGGTACCGCTAACATGCTTCTTATGTGTCAAAATAGTGTTTTATATAGTGTTTTTAACATATTTTCAAGCATTTTGTTCTTCAGGCCTCAAGAATTTATGAAACAACGGAAACACTGAGGACTGTGCTTCTTTTTAAAGGACCATAGGGCAAAAAGGTTAGAAAGCACTGGTTTAGCAAACCAAAATTTTCCCAGTATATTTAATATACTATGCAATATACTGTCTTCTGACTGagtcaaaaatgaaaatgccCAAAGTGACTCCTTGCAACATGAACAATCTTACACTAGACATTGTTTAGGCTtcaatccttttttaaaacctCTACAATTTTTATTGTAGGTGGAGATCAAGAGCTGCCCTGTGTTTATTTAAGGTCTGTGGTTTTGCTTCTCACTCAGAGATGGAGGGGGAGCGGGCGCGGGCAGACTCTACTCTTGACTTGAACCACCTGACAGAAGAAGAGCAGTCCACCATCCTGCAGGTCTTGCAGCGTGACTTGGAGTTGAGTCGTCTCGATGAAGAACGTGTAAGGTCAGAGGTGACTATTTATCCTTTTTATGTGCCAGTTTTGTCCAGTAATATACACTAATGTACAGACAGGGGAAAAATGAAAGGAGTGGAATTGCAGTAACACTTACATTCAAAGAGCACAAGTCACAGTCAAGTCAGAGAATGTGATTGGAGGATAATGTAGTGCACCTGTAAGGAAGAATCTTTGCATGATCTACATAACAGTGACGTGGACCTTGTCTGTGAAATAGTGGATGATGACTTGGCATTATTTTACAAAAACCTTCTTGGACCTAATTAATAAGCATGCACCTTTGAGAAGATTAAGAGTCAGTGGTAAAGACCGCACATGGTTTAATGAATCTATATCATCCTGTtttagagaaagagaaaaggcatgAGCCAAGGCTAAAAGAAGTAATGATCTCAAGGACTGGGTACAGTACCAGCCATTAAGAAACAAATGCATTAAAttgaaatttttaaaaagtgaatacTACCTTTAACTTTTTAGAAGTTGGTTAAATCTTCATCATAGTCTATAACTGCAGCTGTATCATTTACAAATGATATTATTACTGCTCTGGATGAtgaaaaatcacaatttattGATTTACCCAAGTGTTTGATTTAGTGTATCATGGTCTTCTCCTTCAAAGACTGAAATGTATAGGTTTTATTGACCCTGTGCTAAATTGttttttgaaatatttgactGGGAGAACTCGATGTATGTTCATTGAAAATCATTACTCTGCACCTCTAACATCAAAGAGGGGTGTTCCCCAGGGATCTTTATTGGGACCAGTTTTATTTTGGTTCATATAAATTGTCTTGCTGTTGGATTAAATCCAGTAAAGGTACACCTCTTTGTAGACGACACTATTATTTATTCAGTGTAAAAGTGGCAATGTATTCTTTAATGACCACTTACTTACCTAAAGCAgtcactttaaaaataaatttttttaattttaaaaagaccAAATGTATGACTTTTACACAATATTGTCCATCTCCCACTGATTGTAAGGTCTTAACACTAAACCTTGAGAGGGTTACCTCTTACAAACACCTTGGCATCTGGCTTGATGACAAGTTGACCTTTGGTGTCCATTGATAACCTCCAAAAAagcccattttgtttttttccttttactgcTAGAAAAAATATTGGTCCAAAGTACTTTAAATTTTAGATAtagatattttctttaaaaaacaaacaaaaaactggaTGTAGTCTGTGATACTGCCTTGCAGTTTGCAACTGGTGCAAGCGTCTGTACACATCATTGTAACTGATATAAATGGTTCAATGGACTGTTTATCCAGTTTACGAAGACATTACTCCAGTTACAGCTATAACACTAGATCGTCAGAGAAAATTCTTCTTATGGTCCCAAACACCTGAACAGAGCTGGGTAAATGTGCCTTTTCCTTTCACATTCTGCATGCTTGGAAGGCAGACTTGGAATCTTTACTCTTTCTTGACATGTTCAAAAGTATTTTCAAAAATAGGTTTTGACAGAACAATGTTGCTTTTAATTTGCCTTGATTTTTAGCCCCTGGTCCCTGTATGTTTTGtatctgttgttgtgttttggtatgtttttgtgtgacgTTATCTATTCCCTTTTGTACTTTTATAGGAAATCTTGACCAGGGCTCCCTGACAAAAGATATATTGTATCTCAATAGGAcctttctggttaaataaaggatacacatttttaaaaaagcatcatCATTCAGCTTTGTTTCTCCACTCCactgttttccttttaatttttatcCAAACCTCAGGAAATGGAGAAGAACtacacattttcacaatttcccagagtaGAAAGTAAATCTTGATGTTTGAGAAGCTTTTTAGCTTGgtaattattttaaacaataaattatCAACATTCTtgccaattcattttctgtagATTAGTTAATTGATGAATGAGTTGACTGATTGATTCAGCTGTACTATCAGGGTAGTCAAAGAGAAATAGTACAAAACGGCCTGTTAATGTACATAGAAACTTGGCAAGTCAAacgttgtgtgtgttttttttcattagtAGAATTGACTGATGTCTTTGTCGTTTATACGCTGAGTACGTTGCATGACAGAAGTGACGACAGTGACTATTTAGTTTGTGACATAGGCTGACATCTGCTGACTTTTTCTCACAAGGAGGTATGCGATTGTTTGCTGTTAAACTTGTCCCTGTGTCACGCTGCAGAAGCCTCCAGGAGACAGGGACAGACCCGACACGTCTGCGCACACTGTCGGGGGCATGGTTCAGTGAAGAGCGCAGCAAACGCCATCGCAACCGGACGTCGGGCAGCGCTCTCGTccactccaccatacaacacagGAAGACAAAGAGCAGAGGTCAGTTTCCAGTTAATGTGGTGCTACTATTACTGGCCTGTGGGGCTGTTTTTCCTACTGTTGTAGGGATATCCCAGTGATGGCTCTGCTTGTTGTCATTGTAACAGATGTGCCATTGGCTGGACTGTTTAATGGAGAGATAGGGGAAACctcccacaacaacaacaacaacaacacctcaCCTGAGGCTGAGAGAAGACTGACGGACAGCAAAGAAGAGGAGAGTGAAGGGTTAGTGAGGGTGCCtgtcacagaaaatataatttcattGTGTGTATCTGCATTTTCCAATATCTGTTGTTTTTTCAGGAGTCAAGGAATATCAAAACCTACACCCACACCCAGAACAAAAGCACCCGTTGCACAGGTCTGTGTGGTGTGTACatgcttgctttttttttttctgtgcttgaattttttttaaacctaaaTATCAATAAGTCCTCTTCAATTCCAGGTTGTCCTGCATAGAAATAGTTCCTCATCATCCAAAGGTACGGAAGTTTCTCTCTCAGTGCCTCTGTACCTCTCTGGCAgtctcttattattattattattattattattattattattattaacaactCATCATTCTCCTCATAGAGTGTGAAAGGAAAAGTAATGGCCACTCAGAGGAACCTGAGGTGATTATAACACACACCCATGTTCACAGATTACACTGCTTTGAACGGGCCAATTATTTCACTTCATATCAAAGACACTCTACCGACACTGAGtatgcaacatttttaaaaaggttttaaaaagatttaaatcAATCACACATTTCATTCTTTTTACATGCAATAGTAGAGCATAATAAAGCAGTTGAAGGATATGATGTATAGGGAGAGGGTGACAACTGATAGACGATCAGTAGTGATGCTATTTCTCAGAAtaatgtgtgtgcgcgcgtgcatGTTTAGGAAGCCTTCAATGGTTACAGCGAGGACACTGACTCCTTAAGCAGCAACCTGACAGAGGCAGATCCAGCTTCACTGAAAACCAGCAGCTCCACCGGCAGCATTCAGTCAGGCTACacggtacacacacacacacgcgcacattTGATTAACGACGCAAGATGACTCAGCTCTGGACAATGACGTAAGAGCTGATCTCTGTTCTgcgtgtctgtatgtgtgtgtgttatgtagcTCAGTGGAAGCATGATGAGTCTGTTCAGTACGGGGGATTTTGAAGCAGTGGAGGTGACGGGCCGTATCCAATTCTCATTGGTTTACAACACCCAGAAGGAGGAGCTGCAAGTGAAAGTGTGTCGCTGCGAGGACATTGCATCAGCACGCAAGAACCGCTCTGACCCGTAAGTCAAAGCGCATGGGAGGGTGCATCTTCCAGCGACAACGTCACATACAAAATCAGTCAAAAAtctcttctgtgtgtgcatttttgacAGGTATGTAAAAGCCTATCTCTTGCCGGACAAGTCGAGTCACAGTAAGAAGAAAACTTCAGTGAAGAAGAAGACCCTAAACCCAGTCTATGATCAGACTCTCCGAGTGAGACGCTCTCATTTACATATTACATAAAGTGGCAGCCTTCACAGAAATCTTCCACTTGTACTTCAGCTCTCCTCCACGTGTCCCGCACCATGCACTGCAGTCACTCCAGTCTTGAAGATCCTTTCAATAAATTACCAAATTTTTGGTTTACATCTTGTCCCTTATGGTGGCAGAGAACATGTTATGCTTTGTCCTGCATGGTCTGATTCTAGTTCTCATCTTCTCTAGTATAAAGTCCGCATCGGAGAGCTGCGGAGCCGGACCTTGAACCTGTCTGTGTGGCATGCCGTGTCCCTGGGGAGAAACGTGTTTCTGGGGGAGGTGGAGGTGTCTCTGGGCCTGTGGGACTGGACCTGCACTCAGCCGCTGTGGCAGGACCTGCAGCCACGGGTAGGGAAGAGTAGACGTGAATGATTTGCATGCAAATACACAATCATGCAGTCACATAAATGACCATGTGAGTTTGAATAATCCTTGACAAATATTTACCAAAACACTATGATGCCCTGTGTTTACACTTGTTTAGTATTAGAGTGTCTGTGTGACAGCAGTTTTGCAGCTTTGTTGGAGACACAGAATACAGGGAGGAGTGTCTCTTGTGTCTGGGAGAGCTGAAGGGAGAAGAAGACATGCTGTGAATTTCAACTAAGGTTTTATGTAATCGTAATCTTTTCCTGCTTCCACACTCCTGCCTCCCCTCCCcttgctttttctttctctctctcttcatgtgtcttttcttcttcctttatctttttctcttttctccccacCCTTTTGCCCCCCATCACAGGTTCATTTGAGTCCAGACTCCATTAGCAGTCGCGGGACCATTATGCTCTCTGTTAAGTTCATCCCAGATGGATTTGAGGGTGAGCAGAGCACACACATATTTGGATACAAGTTATCTCCTACGTCAATCACACATGtctcatactgtgtgtgtgtgtgtgtgtgtgtgtgtgtgtgtgtgtgttaaggtgGTGGTCTGCCTCTGACAGGAGAGCTTCACATCTGGCTTCGGGAGGCTCAAGGTCTCCTATCCAACAAAGGGGGCCCTATAGACTCCTTTGTTAGAAGGTGTGTCCACTCTGCAACATATTTCCTGATCAGTTATGCATCCTTACAACAATTTTTATTTGTAGAACAGGACacatatatactgtgtgtgttaaaaaaatccaaataatttcaaagggttcacatatttttttctgaatttaATTGTCTCATAATTTTCACCCCACAAGCTACATACTCCCAGATGCTAGTCGGCAGAGTGGCCAGAAGACTCGGGTGGCAAAGCGCTCCATCAGTCCTACCTACAACCACACCATGGTGTATGATGGCTTCCACACCAGCGACTTGAGAGACGCCTGCGCTGAGCTGACTGTCTGGCAGCGTGAAGGGTTAAAAATGCGCGTCCTAGGAGGGATTCGTCTCAGCTGTGGAACTGGTGAGCTGTTAATAATGTCCCCATTAAGAAGACCAGCCAACTGACACCCTTTGTGACAGATGATATAATAAGCAACCAGATAGGGGAACAGAACTCCCATCCTCACCTTGTTCTGAAAGCAGCAGTCAGTATTGGCGACAGTTAGTTCTCCTGTGCTGCAGTTATGTGGTTACCAGCCTGGACTATGTGGAGGACCTCTTATCAAGCACCTCTCAGATCCGGGCTTTTTAAATTAACTCATGTTTGTCTTGGGCTGTCTTCTGTAAGTCAGTAGGCAGACTTGACTCTATATGACAAAGGTTCCTTGTAAAATTCAGCTTTGCCAACATCTCCTAATTCCTGTGCTGAGCTGTGATTAGATATCCAGTGCTAACTCATGGGTCCACGGACATTTCCTAGGCTTGTTGGAGGGCAGCCGTTTCTGCATCAGGGAATGGGACATTAAAGGGTTTGTTTGACTGGTTGGTTAATTTTATAGTCAGCTTTGTACCTGGTGCCATAAAAGTAGTTTTATGCTTCATCTACAGCGGTGTTTTGAAGCGGTATAGTGACAGTATTTCAGTCCAGCTCTTcacattgcattgcattttttCCTGTTGGCATTTCAGGAATTTCAGATGGCCATGTCATCAGAGGGAGGTCATTTCTAGGTTACCTGAGAGTGCCTCAATGTTACTGTGCATTGCTAAAGAAACAATGCTGATTTAAGATTATGTAGTTGTTGTGAAGTAGTTTTCCTCAATACAGATGGTGTTCTTTCGCTAGTTGGTGTTACTGTGCCTTATTAGTAGCACTCAAGATCAAACCACTGATAGAGCAGCCACCTCTGTCTCATTGTGGGTTTCCTGAAGGAAGACGATGTCAGTAGAGTGGTGGGAACTTTGATGAGGTATTGCTTGTCAAAAACAGATTCTCAACATAACGTTGTAGTAATCAGAAGGCAGGACATACTTCTGTAGACTTTGGGGATTGTTTATTGGTTGTGATTTCTCAATTTGGCTGTCAGGAATTGTGTCTTGGATTTTAAGCTTAGTTTTTATTCTGTTGTAGAATCAAAAGCTTCTCGAACACTTGACTTTCATGTCTTATGCAAGAATATATAGTAGGCCTGTATGTATACAGTaagtgtgcgtgtgcatgtacATACAGCAACAGTGGTTGGTTGTTTGGATTGTTTCCATGGCCTCATTAAGCATAGCATCATTTCTCAGTGTGTGGATTGTGGTGAATGtctttaatataaatattgaataattgtgtgttttttcatggCAGGTCAGAGTTATGGGGAGGCCGTCAGCTGGATGGACTCCACCGAAGAGGAGATCGCTGTGTGGACCTCTATGATCGAAAACCCAAACCACTGGATCGACACGACACTACCAATCAGAACTAACCTCACCCATCGGCCAGAGTGACACACTttgtccacaaacacacattcatgcgtGTGTTCATATAATGGCTGGACTGAAAGGACATCCTCAGACCATCGCCACATTTAACCTCTCTGTCACAATGATATGCACACgaactgtttctgtttttacacacacacacagaggaggcaGTAGAGATGCAATTTTGTGAATTAATGGCATagatatttacaatatttagtTTTGAAACCAAATctttctgcatttaaaatgttttacttgtaCGTTTTGGTTCGGTCTCTTTTATCTGACAAAAGTGCATTTGTAATCCATTGTAGTTACttaattaaatttcaaacaTGAACTGATGAATCGCCCTTatcttattaaataaaaataccacaTCAAGCATAGATCATTTTAAGAAATGAATAACCACATATTTATTTAAGGTTGTTTCCCAGCCTTCTCAAAATCTTTGGCACAAAAAATTGGCCTAATCACTTTCACCCTTAAGGAACATGTATTCTAATTACTCAGACAATTATTAAGATTTTGAGGTGTCATTTCTGTAATTGGATGGGACAGAAAAGGCTTGTGGTTACATGTGTTAATTTTATTCCTTTTGATGGATTAGCTAACTACCACCTTGTGGCCAgacttttatactttttatactaTACTCAACGCAAATTACAGATGGGGCAGTGAAGCATAAGGTCAAGATCACTAGAACATAAGAGacaatgttttgtaatttgctgttttgtttaaaattttttaacGTCAATAGAATCTATGTACATCAGGTAGCCATCCAACCTTTTAACATGAAAAGGCGTTAAGCATTTATCCAGTGAGTCAGAACTCCTGTCCAGCAGATGGCGATCTTAACATTCCTGCTTCGGGTTGATTTGAGACCGGACGTGGAGCTATTTGGCTTCCAAAATAAAGTTTCAATAAGACCGACAGTTGTGCTGTGTCTTAACCCTTTAAATGTGAGGTGACATCAGTTCCATCTTTTTTGGTGACTTGATGCCAGACAATGAAGCTCCTGTAGGCTACCAGTGTTAAACTGTGCTTCAATAGCCTAATTCCCATTCTTCAAAAACCTTTACGAGATACTCAATATTTATTACTGGATATATTTAGTCATTTTGCCAAGATCTGCATGTTTTGTATGAAAACTATGAGTCTCCAGGAAAAAATTAATATGGGGCCTTATGTAGAGGGACCCCTCAATGGGGAAGCTCTATTGGGAtcctgtatttttatttgattgtttAAATGTTATTCTTTGTCGTTTTTTTTTGCTAATTTCAGATTCCTAGATAAGGCTACTGCAAATTAATTGACAATGAATTTGGACCCTTTTGGATCCCTTTAGAATCAATTTAGGTCTAACAGCTACTTCACCCAGTGCTTTGGTTATATTCATATAGGGCCTATCCTGTAAAATTACACGATAAATGATCAGTTAGATCAGATTTCCTGTGAATTTAACATAATTGTAAACCAATGTAGACCGCAAGCCTGATtgaaagtctgctagaagaCTCCCTTCAGAGAGAAGTAGGGCACCCAGGCACACACAGCTTTACCGTAACTGCAATCCGTGTTGACGACCTACGCTTCACATTTTAAGTATGGTGGGAGACGAGGACAGTCTCTTTAGGAATGTGcaataaatcgacagaacacagGTCTTTCTgtatggagtttgcatgttctccccgtgtctgcgtggttTTCCCCCACCATCATAAACATGTTGGGTTCTTCAGTCAATGTTCTGCTTTATGTAAGAGCCGCTGAACGTAACTGTTAGCCTGCTGTCCATTTTCATTTGTGCAAGTTATACCCCCACGCGGTGTCCATGGCGACGGTATGTCAACACAGCCCCTGTCGGAGGACGTCGTGCCTGTGCGGCTTCccaactataaaaaaaaaaaacccaccgaAATGTCCGCTATGAACAGAAAGTTGATACAAACTCTCGCTGAAACTATCTCAAAACAAGTGGAGCACTGTGAGTATTCAGTTAAAACTTATGTAAGCGGTATCTTATGCTAAGCTAGTCTGTTGTACCAACAGGCGCACCTGCCGCTATGCCTATGTTCAGTTGTTTTTAATTAAGCTACCATGCAagtacataaaatgtaaatatcataCAGCTTATATAACTGCTATTCCAACGACCCCAGTCAATAAAACAGAGGTTGAGTGCCTCATCCGAGAGTTTAACGTGCTTCTTGGGGAGCCGACCATCCCTGGAAGAGCAGCTAACGGCCTGGACAGAGGGAAGTTCAGGAGCATATTGCACAACATCTTCGGGATGACCGACGACATGATCATGGATGGAGGTATTCTGTCTATTGCTCGatctatatataaaaaaaaagaagacatttgcTAGTGGCACTTTGATGCTGTAGACAAGTATACAGGATGACAAATGTATCATATTTGGAAGGACAAAACATATAAGATTCACAAAAAACCAACAGCAGTTTGGATGCAGAGTAGTTAACATGTTACATATTATATGTCCTCCAGTCTTCAGGACATTtgacaaagacaatgatggcTTCGTCAGCATGAAAGAATGGATTGAGGGACTGTCTGTTATTCTTCGAGGGACCTtggatgaaaaaataaaatgttagctCTCAACCTTACAcccacacaaataaaaattcaGTTTTACAACCTGTAATGCAGGTAATAACGCTTTCCTCTTTGCATGGCTCAGACTGCTTTCATGTGTATGACTTGAATGGTGACAACTACATCTCCAGAGAGGAGATGTTTCACATGCTGAAGAACAGCCTCATCAGACAGCCCACAGAGGAGGACCCTGACGAAGGAATCAAAGACCTGGTGGAGATCACACTCAAGAAGATGGTGAGGGGATGGATGCTGCTGACCTATTGGTTTAAATGTGTATACCTGTATCTCACTAATGTATCAAcactacaaacacatttttgtttatttttttaggaCCATGACCATGATGGCAGACTATCGTTCGATGACTTTGAAAAGGCAGTGAGAGAGGAGAATCTATTACTTGAGGCTTTTGGAACATGCCTCTCTGACACCACGGTAATTAGAAATGAAAGGGTgtttaaaaactgtaataacttaAATTTGTAAGTCAGAAATGGTTAACCTGACAttgtattttcctctgttttcagAGTATCGAGACATTTGAGCAGCGTGTATTTCAGGAACAGCTGGAACTATGAAGATATCATATTC includes these proteins:
- the sytl1 gene encoding synaptotagmin-like protein 1 is translated as MEGERARADSTLDLNHLTEEEQSTILQVLQRDLELSRLDEERVRSLQETGTDPTRLRTLSGAWFSEERSKRHRNRTSGSALVHSTIQHRKTKSRDVPLAGLFNGEIGETSHNNNNNNTSPEAERRLTDSKEEESEGSQGISKPTPTPRTKAPVAQVVLHRNSSSSSKECERKSNGHSEEPEEAFNGYSEDTDSLSSNLTEADPASLKTSSSTGSIQSGYTLSGSMMSLFSTGDFEAVEVTGRIQFSLVYNTQKEELQVKVCRCEDIASARKNRSDPYVKAYLLPDKSSHSKKKTSVKKKTLNPVYDQTLRYKVRIGELRSRTLNLSVWHAVSLGRNVFLGEVEVSLGLWDWTCTQPLWQDLQPRVHLSPDSISSRGTIMLSVKFIPDGFEGGGLPLTGELHIWLREAQGLLSNKGGPIDSFVRSYILPDASRQSGQKTRVAKRSISPTYNHTMVYDGFHTSDLRDACAELTVWQREGLKMRVLGGIRLSCGTGQSYGEAVSWMDSTEEEIAVWTSMIENPNHWIDTTLPIRTNLTHRPE
- the efcab1 gene encoding EF-hand calcium-binding domain-containing protein 1, whose product is MSTQPLSEDVVPVRLPNYKKKKPTEMSAMNRKLIQTLAETISKQVEHFNKTEVECLIREFNVLLGEPTIPGRAANGLDRGKFRSILHNIFGMTDDMIMDGVFRTFDKDNDGFVSMKEWIEGLSVILRGTLDEKIKYCFHVYDLNGDNYISREEMFHMLKNSLIRQPTEEDPDEGIKDLVEITLKKMDHDHDGRLSFDDFEKAVREENLLLEAFGTCLSDTTSIETFEQRVFQEQLEL